The window GAGTTCAGATCCTGAACCTTCAGAGCAAACCCAGAATCCCAGCCCTACTGTCTCCTCCCTGACTCACTCTGAAGGGGAACCGACTCAGCTCGAGTCAAAACCCATCCTGTCAAAAGCATGTTCTCATGGACCAAGGTCTCCTGGTTTTGTGTCCCATGAGCAGACTCGAGAGCCACAGcccccctccaggaccaggaagaaagaaatggaaatggaacCTGACACAATGGAATCCAAATCGGTCACTGCTCTGGTGAAGGCTACATCTCCTACCATTACTGTCGTCCGCTGCCGGGTGGATCCAGATGGGAAGGAGAGTGGCGATCGGAGGGGTGATggaaaggaggaaggggagggacaGGCGGAGATGAgtgaggggaaagaggaggaagagaaggaagagacaACAGGTGTGTCTGGGAAGGGGCCATTCACTAGTCAAATGTTTTTGCCAGAGATTGCTGAGGAGGTACGGAAGGGGGAAGACATTGGAGAAGAGAGGATAGACAGAGTGAGAGGGTACAGTTCAAAGACACCACTCGTATGTCCTGATAGACAGTTAGATGCCAACACACTGCCAACATGTTTGATggatatgaataaaaaaggtAGTAATGTTTTTTTGGCATCTCATCTAATTGCAAAAGAACTAAATTCAAATGTAGAGGAACACAAGCTTGAAGGTGTTTGCGACAAGTCAAACCCTGCGTCATACTCaccacccccccctccaccttcctctcctcttcctccagtaCCAGTTTTCCCCAAGTCCCCAAGTCACTAtttggagagagaagaagaggaaaacaaaaacatggaaacCTCAACCCAAATATCTTCTATGGAGTTGCCGCTTGGCAAAGAAAATCACACTAAGAAAGCacaattacatttacaattccCTCTCATTGTTAATGAAGATGAAGCTATACGTATTGTTAATTCTACCATGACCACAAGCGATGAAATTAGCGACAGCACCAATTCTGACAATGTTTTcgatgatgatgaggtgagCAGTTCCTTAAACTCTAGTTCAAGTGACAAGAAAGATGACTGGAGTTTGGCTACAAAGCAAATCATCAGATCTAATTCAGTCACCGTCAGTAAAGGTGAGTCACAAGTGAGTAATAAGTCTCTAACCAGCACTGAAGCTCGTACACAAATTCATTCGGTGAATTCTGATTATACTCGTGCTATAAACTCTATCACAGCAAAGCTTGGAGCTGCAACTAGCATCACATCTCCGACGTTTAATTCAGTTACTAAATCAAAAAGTGCAGTGACACAAGAAAATACTTCATGCGCAATTCAAAATGTTGATAAACCCAGAAGTGATTCCACCATACCATACCCTGTTGACGCTAAAAATAGTTTAGCTAGTCCTAGTTTAGTGACGGCTAACACAGCCATAATCCATGATCTCACCAAAGAGCCTCCTTCTCCaactcacttcctcttccagaCCTGTTCCTCCAGCATCATGGGCCGATTATCGGCCTCAACACTTAGGGGAAAGATTCAGAATCTGCCCCTGTATCTATCGCGCTCCCAGGAAAACCTCCACCAGGCTGGTGTGGAGAATGTAGCCCAGAGTCCCTCTGAGGATGGCAGAAGCCAGAATGTTGAGATTACCATAAAAGTCACAGATGTTGAAGATGTCACACAAACTATAGATAGTGAAATGGACACAACTGCAGAGACAGTAGATTCAGACGATTCAGATACAACAGTTACAGGATCAGAGGTGGACGGTGAGTATTTTGTGGCAACAACCCTAATAGCGTCTCATTCAGGTTTAGAGTTGAAGGAAGTTGACTCTTCATTGCCTATCCAGACTGAGCCCAAACCCCAACACCAACATCAGCCTTTGTACCCAATCCAGAACACACCGGGACCAATAACAGAACCTCCAGCCTCTATAGTGAACAGCCTCCAGAGAGATACTTCAGACATGAAGACAGACATTCCTGGTCCTATAAAACTTGCTCCAGAACCAAATACAGTCACAACCCCAGGTGAAGACAATTCAGGTTATAAAATTACCAATCAGTCACCTTCCATTCCCTCTCCAATAGTAGTGACTACACAGAATCTAAATAGGGCAGGGCTTCCTTTTCATAATCAGTCACAGAAAGTAAGACGGACCAGTAGCGACAGGCCTTTGATGGGTCTGTGTAGGCCTTCAGAGCAAAATTCTAACTCACCACAAACACTTTCCTCAGGCTGCAGAGTGTTTACAATCTGTGAAGATCCATCTCAAACAAAGACTCCAGCCGAGCTTCAGAGTACCCTGCCCCTAAAGTCTGAGTTTGGCTGCAGCTCGGTACTATCATCTGGTTGTGAGTCAGTTTTGGAGGGGGTGCAGGTACCACTAGACGCTTGTGGTTGCCCAGCAGTCTATACCAACTGCTTTAGTGGTGGGGACAGCTTTGACGACGAGCTGACAGTCTACGAGTTCTCTCGCCGCACACAGAGCAGTGGTGTGACTGAGGCTTCAGGAGCAGGTTTTCCTCTCATGACCTCTCCCCCTGTCCCCCTACTCTCCACCTCCTCGACCCACTCGCCCTCCTTTCCACGctccatcctcttctcctcctctacctctgaGCTcagccctctcctctcaccgCTGTCTGACACCTCTAACTGTTTCCTGTCTCGAACGCACAAGGACACAATCAGTCGGTTAGGTCAGCAGCGCTATCCAGAACCCCCAATGGGTTTCCAAGAACTTCGTGTGGATGTCGACCAGCTCCTCTCCATTCTGGAGGGTAGTGGTAGCGACCGATCTGTGGTCGGTCACGGAGGTCGCCACCCAAGGGACACCTGTCCTGCTCACTTTACAGAGAACAAGCGGGTACTCCAGATTGAGGCCCGGCGTCTGATGTCAAGCTGCCAGAAGGTAGTGGGGATTGGACAGAGCCCAGAGGAAATGCTTCACTCCCTGGCAGACAGCTTCCGGACACTGGTAGAGTTGGCTGGCCTATGCCTGTGGTTCTCCGGTTGTGACAGGTGTGACCGGAGGAATGCAGAGGCAGTTGCAGGTCTGGCAGATGTGGCCCGCTCTTTCAGGGACTTCTGTCTGGCAGCAGAGCGAGCCAGCAGCAAGCGAAGCTGCCAGGACCTGAGCACCAAGCTGCTCGCCAAACAGTGCACTGCGCTCACCGCCTCCGTCTTCTGCCTCACTCAGTTGTTCCGCACCCTCACTGCACTTTGAGCGGACTACAGCCTCTGAAGAATTTGAAATTACCTTCCAGCTACCTGTTGTGTGTGACCTCAGATATATGGGGTCACCAGAGACCATGCAGCTCAGTCACCTGGGACAGCGAGTTTCGAATGGGCAGTAAAGAGGGAGGTGAGGTTACCAGGGATCTCCACGACTGT is drawn from Scophthalmus maximus strain ysfricsl-2021 chromosome 8, ASM2237912v1, whole genome shotgun sequence and contains these coding sequences:
- the LOC118312084 gene encoding FERM and PDZ domain-containing protein 1, which translates into the protein MEVQDRSRSPSRRTSRVEQVVGRWLRRSRDLGSRSHSLTRDRVAVDGKTAESSGSDQRNFPFRFNIQIQRDPTLNSHGLTLSSQSPILVHEVAPGGPADGRLVPGDQLVKINNVAVDDLTPEQAAEIIRECQDTLTMTVLRTMLGPKSSFITPEKRAKLRSNPVKVHFAQEVEVNGHCQGNSLLFLPNVLKVYLENGQTKAFKFEPSTTVKDIVMTLKEKLSLSRIEHFSLVLEQQHSISKLLLLHDEERIQQVVQKKEAHDYRCLFRVCFLHRNLQTLLQEDPTAFEYLYLQGVNDVLQERFAVEMRCNTALRLAALHIQERLASCGHSPKTNLKIIMKTWGIENFVSSTLLRNMREKDLRKAISYHMKKSQTQNDPKQKSLSVNQARINYLEELADLKSFGGKSFSATMMLQDRESMVTLLVGARYGVSQVVNHKLSILSALTEFTCITRIELLPESDKVSLVKIYLQDIKPITLLLESMAAKDMSCLIAGYCRVFVDPSLNIFPWIDDPKKHRVSAEEGYVSRCCSDSDDSSDLDMEPLVTLVSLKEKPCPRARSSSDPDGRKRKDRRRVKDGKEKSWEDKKQNEEKDADTEKEKSLLDKKTEGKNEEAEYKTETGVQDGGRIQIEVTNDVSQEQLEKVGGEVKVGVGEEVQAAEEQPSLSDPSDSCQTDSRVLTSPSSDSLDALEEDDLLMCSSSSSHLIAPSQTHPDVLSPLQVYPYSHSYAQPHLLAPPPAHFHPLMHFTSHDREGGHYRRSGDGADPHLDAPASTSQSLHCVQKCSSDPCSDESSLCFAELSRLVDFLPSPPEASDDEEEEEEELRRRRRKMLKEMDQLVRRAGEGGSLSGEGCFQEYPSSPSSHMEFVFNFDQSDARCYYKLCSNITPDSARSLPRPLHHNEGEDWEEVEGDEDKAEELEPIPILQPPPGFGDSSSDEEFFDARDRFASPEDPTAGALPRDICTEMKLDFLSTVSLSDIRVSVTDGDNATEDKDGGEEEGGGRETLFQLRKRSRKRRSFMETDYTSMVSYPEPNLESKHDRVSNRLHKNLLAEAIDAQMLSSDPEPSEQTQNPSPTVSSLTHSEGEPTQLESKPILSKACSHGPRSPGFVSHEQTREPQPPSRTRKKEMEMEPDTMESKSVTALVKATSPTITVVRCRVDPDGKESGDRRGDGKEEGEGQAEMSEGKEEEEKEETTGVSGKGPFTSQMFLPEIAEEVRKGEDIGEERIDRVRGYSSKTPLVCPDRQLDANTLPTCLMDMNKKGSNVFLASHLIAKELNSNVEEHKLEGVCDKSNPASYSPPPPPPSSPLPPVPVFPKSPSHYLEREEEENKNMETSTQISSMELPLGKENHTKKAQLHLQFPLIVNEDEAIRIVNSTMTTSDEISDSTNSDNVFDDDEVSSSLNSSSSDKKDDWSLATKQIIRSNSVTVSKGESQVSNKSLTSTEARTQIHSVNSDYTRAINSITAKLGAATSITSPTFNSVTKSKSAVTQENTSCAIQNVDKPRSDSTIPYPVDAKNSLASPSLVTANTAIIHDLTKEPPSPTHFLFQTCSSSIMGRLSASTLRGKIQNLPLYLSRSQENLHQAGVENVAQSPSEDGRSQNVEITIKVTDVEDVTQTIDSEMDTTAETVDSDDSDTTVTGSEVDGEYFVATTLIASHSGLELKEVDSSLPIQTEPKPQHQHQPLYPIQNTPGPITEPPASIVNSLQRDTSDMKTDIPGPIKLAPEPNTVTTPGEDNSGYKITNQSPSIPSPIVVTTQNLNRAGLPFHNQSQKVRRTSSDRPLMGLCRPSEQNSNSPQTLSSGCRVFTICEDPSQTKTPAELQSTLPLKSEFGCSSVLSSGCESVLEGVQVPLDACGCPAVYTNCFSGGDSFDDELTVYEFSRRTQSSGVTEASGAGFPLMTSPPVPLLSTSSTHSPSFPRSILFSSSTSELSPLLSPLSDTSNCFLSRTHKDTISRLGQQRYPEPPMGFQELRVDVDQLLSILEGSGSDRSVVGHGGRHPRDTCPAHFTENKRVLQIEARRLMSSCQKVVGIGQSPEEMLHSLADSFRTLVELAGLCLWFSGCDRCDRRNAEAVAGLADVARSFRDFCLAAERASSKRSCQDLSTKLLAKQCTALTASVFCLTQLFRTLTAL